In Oryzias latipes chromosome 10, ASM223467v1, the genomic window CAAAGAGCCAGCTGAAAAGCAGCAGTTCTTCCAGGAGCTCAGCGATAATCTGGACTCCTTCCCTGAAGATTTCTGCAAACATAAAGTTCTTCCTCAGCTGCTCACCGCCTTTGAGTTTGGCAACGCAGGCGCAGTCATTCTCACGCCGCTcttcaaggtgaatgtttgtttcTAATGACACCAATACGGAAGCAGATTATAGGTTCATTTCTAGAACAAATTCGATAAAAAATCGCATTTTCTTGTCTTCCCGTCAGGTGGGAAAGTTCCTGTCTGCAGACGAGTATCAGCAAAAGATCATTCCTGTCATCGTGAAAATGTTTTCCTCCACCGACCGAGCCATGAGGATACGACTTCTGCAGCAGGTTGGACTACATGCAGGACTTGCTAACGGCTGTTTTCCTGTTCTTTAGCACCAACATTGTTTAAAACACTTTGACAAACATGAATTTTCCCTGGTCTTTGATCCAGATGGAGCAGTTCATTCAGTATCTCAACGAGGCAGCAGTTAACTCCCAAATATTCCCTCATGTTGTTCACGGCTTCACAGACACCAATCCTGCCATCCGGGAGCAGACTGTAAAGGTCGGTCGCCAGTGTTCAGCACATATTAGAGAGGGGTTTAAACATGTCGGCCTCCGTGTAACCGCCATTACTTCCTGTTGTTTCTACAGTCTATGCTGCTGTTGGCTCCCAAACTCAATGAGACAAACCTAAACCAAGAGCTGATGCGTCAATTTGCACGGCTGCAGGCCAGAGACGAGCAAGGCCCCATACGCTGCAACACAACCGTCTGTCTGGGGAAAATCGCCTCCTACCTCAATGCCGGGGTAAAGCGCTGGTCCTTATGTTTTAATGTACTTAGGAAAACCAAATCTTCATGAAGAGTTttccttttgtattttttcacagACTCGACAGCGTATTCTGATTTCTGCCTTTTCTCGAGCGACTAAAGACCCGTTTCCCGCTTCCCGTGCTGCTGGCGTCCTGGGCTTTGCCGCTACACACAACTACTACAGCATAACGGAGATCGCTGGCCGAATCCTGCCCACCCTCTGCACCGTCACTGTTGACCCTGACAAGAACGTCAGGGATCAGGTACGGGAAAGGCGCGAGCACATCCAAGGCAAGACAAGACCGTCTCTAACTGATAAACCACTAGATGTAGAAAAGATTAGAGACATTTTATTATCActtgaataaatgtttttttttgtttttatcaaagtCTGACCTCTTGTCCAATCTCTCTTGGGTTTAGACATTTAAAGCCATCAAGAGTTTCCTTTCCAAACTAGAGATGGTGTCAGAAGATCCAGCCAAGCTGTCTGAAATTGGTACGTATCAAACTTCAATAAGCTGCAGTCCGTCAAAGAACATTTGACTAcaaatgaattatgtttttaaggCTGCATTACTCAAGAAAAggaacactttttttcattgatCAAACCAGTTTTAAAGGTTACCAGAATGGTAGTTTAAATGCCAGATAAGTATATAAATTTACCTGAAAATAGGAGAAGTCTTgtgacttttttcaaattgaccGTTGTGAATGCGAGTCTTATTTTATGtcaaattatgtttttgaaaaaaaactacattgttTGTGTcaattgtttaaatgtttttaatctaattttcACAGCCTTGTGGCTGCAGTTTATCTGGACTAGTGATTAGAGGATCTCAAAACATTGATATCATTTGTGATAAACGGTTTGAAAATGTCACAATACCTCCTACTTTTCTTTATCAAAAGGTCAATGAGATGTTAGCAATATGGATCCAGATTTTGGAAAACTTGGTTGGAGCATCTGTTTGACTGGAATAACTTTGTCCATTAGCTCCGTTATCGTCATCTTTATGTCCTTTTTAGcaaaatatctttatttctgtattttgctCCCTCCAGAGGTTTTGTGACCACAGGAATTGTGTGAAGTGCTGTTCCTTTTCTggctcagataaaaaaaaaaaaaccctttagGTTTTCTTCTGGTCGCTCGTGATTTTCTGTTTAGCATAAGATTGTTAATtttattctaaatatttttaacacGGCTCTGTCTGTCCTTCAGAAAAGGACGTTGAGTCCAGCGCTCAGCCTGCGGGGGCGTCATCAAGCTGGGCCGGGTGGGCAGTGACCGGCGTGTCGTCGCTTACATCAAAGTTGATTCGAAATGCCCCGGTGACAGAGGGGGGTGCCACACCCGAGGGCAGCGAGACGGCTAACAACACCGCTTCGTCTTGCGGCGCCATCGGAGCTCCAGCGCCCGGTGAGGGAGACATCCACGTCGCTCAGCTGTGTTTGTGGACGCTCACTTTAAATTCtaactgaagaaaaacaacacctGAGGGCTTCTCCTTGTTTATGTCATATTCAGGCTCAGAAGATAAAAGCCCTGAGCCCTCTGAGGCTCCTCCAGCTGCCTCCACTCACGCCAGCCGCACCATTGAGGTCACCGACGATAAAGAAGAGCCAGTTGGAGACCGATGGGATGATGAAGAAGACTGGGGAAGTTTGGAGGTGGACTgatgttcttaacatgtttgGTCAAATGATTATCTTCCATAACAGCTTCTTAAAAGGTTGCTTCTTTATTTGAAGGAGCCAGGAAAAACCCCTGCTGATGACTGGAACACTGACTGGACGGGAATGTCGTCATCCAAAAAGAAGGCCAGTGACAGAGGagtatgtttgtttgttctttttataaGTATATGCCCCCTTTTGGACTCATGACAGTGAACTAAaccaaatgtgacttttttcacATAGGTGAGTCGTTCATCCACATCCATGGCTGTGAAGAAGCAAAGCTCTGATTGGAGCAGCTCTGGCTGGGATGCAGATGACAGCTGGTCCAATGAGAAAGAAGGCCAGGGTCAGAGCTCTGCAGGCGAGGAAGGCTGGGGCAACGActggggggaggaggaggcagacACCGCTAAAAGGCCTCTGCCTGAGGGAGTACGCTTGGCCAGCGAGTACAACTGGGACACCAGCAGTACGGGGAAAGGCTCCTTCCAGAATGATCTGTTTGCAAGCGTGTCCCAGAGAAACAACGCCGCCGGCACGGTGAGAGCTCAATGAGTCGAGTTCAGAATGAAATCTCTTGAGTCCTGAGCTCCGTTCACACTGAACACGGTTAGGGCAGCACAAGCGGCcactttcaatgttaagtcaatgacAGGCGCGTTTTGAGCGTTAGGCGCGGCGGTTTAGTGGCAGCACATTTCAGACGTTGAAGCAATATAGAGttcaaacatc contains:
- the scyl1 gene encoding N-terminal kinase-like protein, which produces MWSFFARDPVKDFGYEILPDSPERSGIWSLHRGKRKTSGEPVSVFVYEVSQGTEQQTQLAKAAFKRMKTLRHPNILAYVDGLETDKSLYLVTEQVTPLAVHLKAQTEKSGVGELEVSWGLHQIVKALSFLVNDCHLLHNNMGIWAIFVDRAGEWKLGALDHVAPEQGDPSGISLPEPKSVYPDMEKYDPPEMSNNSGEKWAGEVWRLGCLIWEVFNGPLPRTSSLRSLGKIPKSLVPHYCELVGANPRARPNPARFLQNCRAPGGFLSNSFVESNLFLEEIQIKEPAEKQQFFQELSDNLDSFPEDFCKHKVLPQLLTAFEFGNAGAVILTPLFKVGKFLSADEYQQKIIPVIVKMFSSTDRAMRIRLLQQMEQFIQYLNEAAVNSQIFPHVVHGFTDTNPAIREQTVKSMLLLAPKLNETNLNQELMRQFARLQARDEQGPIRCNTTVCLGKIASYLNAGTRQRILISAFSRATKDPFPASRAAGVLGFAATHNYYSITEIAGRILPTLCTVTVDPDKNVRDQTFKAIKSFLSKLEMVSEDPAKLSEIEKDVESSAQPAGASSSWAGWAVTGVSSLTSKLIRNAPVTEGGATPEGSETANNTASSCGAIGAPAPGSEDKSPEPSEAPPAASTHASRTIEVTDDKEEPVGDRWDDEEDWGSLEEPGKTPADDWNTDWTGMSSSKKKASDRGVSRSSTSMAVKKQSSDWSSSGWDADDSWSNEKEGQGQSSAGEEGWGNDWGEEEADTAKRPLPEGVRLASEYNWDTSSTGKGSFQNDLFASVSQRNNAAGTGGDGWGAETAGDWGADESWESVEGGQSLSKAELSKKKREERRKELEAKRAERKAAKGPLKLGARKLD